Below is a window of Oceanipulchritudo coccoides DNA.
AGCGAACCGGAGGCTGAAGCGATCGCTGAAATCACTGCCAACAAATATATCAAGGGCATCCGGGTAGTGAACCTGAACGGGGCATAATGTGAATGCGTATGTCATAAGCCTGTTTTCCCTGCTTGCCGGATACCTCATCGGATCAATCTCCTTTGCTGTATTGATCACCCGTGCCAAGGGGGTGGACATCTTTTCGGTAGGCAGCGGTAATCCTGGCGCGACCAATGTCCTTCGTGTTCTGGGCAAGCCTTATGGATATACCTGTTTTCTGCTGGACGCGTTCAAGGGTGTCGCCGCGGTGCTTATTGGCCGCGGGCTCTCCCTTCAGGCGGGCCTAGATCCGCAGTTGCTGGGAATCATTGGTTTGCTAGGGGCAATCCTCGGGCATAGTTTTTCGCTCTTCCTGAAATTCAAGGGAGGGAAGGGCGTGGCAACCACAGTTGGCGGCTTGTTTACGCTTTTGCCACTGGTCATGCTGATCGGTGCCATCTTGTGGCTTATTGTGTTTCTTATTTCACGGTATGTCTCCCTTGCCAGTCTGGTTCTTGGGGTCAGCCTGCCTGTAAGTGCCTTTTTCCTGAAATCCGATCAGGCCAGTTTCTGGCTCTGTGTATTTCTCGCCATTCTCATTCTAGTTCGTCACCGCGCAAACATTCAACGCCTTCTGGCCGGAACGGAAAACCGCGCCGGGCGTAGTAGGAAATCATGACAAATTCACGCAAAATCAAAGTGGCCATTGCCGGGCTTGGAACTGTGGGGCAGGGGGTTTGGAAGCACCTGCGGGCTCGGCGCAAGGAACTCGAGTCCAGCATGCGTTGCCAGTATTCGCTCGAACGGGCGGCGGTCCGGGATCTTTCAAAAAAGAGGGCTATCCGGATTTCACAAAAGGTTCTCACCGATGACGCAATGTCACTCGCCAATGATCCGGAAATTGATGTGCTGTGTGAATTAATGGGCGGAACCGATGAGGCCCTCAAGGTGACCAAGGCTGCCCTCAAGAACGGGAAGACTGTTGTTTCAGCGAACAAGGCCCTGCTCTGTGATCACGGCGATGCCTTGTTCCGGTTGGCCAAGGAAAACGGCGCGCATATCTATTTTGAGGCCAGTGTGGCCGGGGGGATTCCGATTATCAAGGCCCTGCGGGAAGGCCTTGTCGTGAACCAGTTTCCGCAGATCTACGGAATCCTCAACGGTACCTGCAATTACATCCTCACGCGGATGGAGCGCGAAATGCAGTCCTTCGAGACAATTCTGCAGGATGCCCGCCGCCTCGGATATGTCGAAGCGGACGAGAGCCTGGATCTGGATGGATGGGATGCTGCCCACAAGGCCGTTATCATTGCCTACCTTGCCCATGGAAAATGGATACCTTTGAAGAAAATGCCGGTAGAAGGTATCCGGGAGATCA
It encodes the following:
- the plsY gene encoding glycerol-3-phosphate 1-O-acyltransferase PlsY, with the translated sequence MNAYVISLFSLLAGYLIGSISFAVLITRAKGVDIFSVGSGNPGATNVLRVLGKPYGYTCFLLDAFKGVAAVLIGRGLSLQAGLDPQLLGIIGLLGAILGHSFSLFLKFKGGKGVATTVGGLFTLLPLVMLIGAILWLIVFLISRYVSLASLVLGVSLPVSAFFLKSDQASFWLCVFLAILILVRHRANIQRLLAGTENRAGRSRKS
- a CDS encoding homoserine dehydrogenase, producing the protein MTNSRKIKVAIAGLGTVGQGVWKHLRARRKELESSMRCQYSLERAAVRDLSKKRAIRISQKVLTDDAMSLANDPEIDVLCELMGGTDEALKVTKAALKNGKTVVSANKALLCDHGDALFRLAKENGAHIYFEASVAGGIPIIKALREGLVVNQFPQIYGILNGTCNYILTRMEREMQSFETILQDARRLGYVEADESLDLDGWDAAHKAVIIAYLAHGKWIPLKKMPVEGIREITLEDIQWAQRLGYKIKLLALILRDFKNDHLFASVQPALVPSDMILANVDGVFNAISVTGDIVGESVYIGRGAGQDATASAVISDVVDAVTAISHGIQPEEPVNRQDLKLARLEDVYRSFYIRLSVKDQPGVLAEVANILSKQDISIESVMQQPNGTSGSANLVLTTHVCSEAAMASAVAVLKRHRSLLKKPFLLRIADFAQRLG